A single window of Achromobacter xylosoxidans DNA harbors:
- a CDS encoding nitrous oxide reductase accessory protein NosL gives MRALLFSLGLAALLAVTACDDGAAPAAPPPPQAVSSQSVGHYCGMALADHTGPKGQIFIKGRPAPVWFSSIKQVFAYTLLPEEPKAIAAIYVNDMATAGADGVPDPAAWIDARQAFYVIEGRFVGGMGAEDAMPFSLRDRAEAFAQAHGGRVVAYADVPEAYVFAQ, from the coding sequence ATGAGAGCCCTGCTGTTTTCCCTCGGCCTGGCCGCCCTGCTGGCCGTGACCGCCTGCGACGACGGCGCCGCGCCCGCCGCGCCGCCCCCGCCGCAAGCGGTCTCGTCGCAGTCGGTGGGCCATTACTGCGGCATGGCGCTGGCCGATCACACGGGTCCGAAAGGACAGATCTTCATCAAGGGCCGGCCCGCGCCGGTCTGGTTCTCGTCGATCAAGCAAGTCTTCGCCTATACGCTGCTGCCCGAGGAACCCAAGGCGATCGCCGCGATCTATGTGAACGACATGGCCACCGCCGGCGCCGACGGCGTGCCGGATCCGGCCGCCTGGATCGACGCGCGCCAGGCGTTCTACGTCATCGAAGGCCGTTTCGTTGGCGGCATGGGCGCCGAGGACGCCATGCCGTTCTCGCTGCGCGACCGCGCCGAGGCCTTCGCGCAGGCGCACGGCGGCCGCGTCGTGGCCTATGCCGACGTCCCGGAAGCCTATGTCTTCGCCCAATAG
- a CDS encoding FAD:protein FMN transferase: MNPRRRRFIGIAAAASALALAPLSLRRASAAIAPTTWQGVALGADAELRLYHPDPRAARQLIDQALAELHRLEGIFSLYRDDSALARLNRQGYLADPPADLLRLLGDSLRYSRLTDGAFDPTVQPLWQLYASHFARPGAPAQGPSEAELARALARVSYRDVTLDSRRIELRRPAMGITLNGIAQGYITDCITRLLKQGGLDRALVDMGEIRGLDSRASPGDWRVGLADPRAPRRILASVPVRNQALATSSGYGTAIDAAGRCTHLFDPRTGSARPRYQSVSIMAPNAAMADALSTAFSHMPLRVTAPIVRELGLRAWFVPLDGGLVSQGGQG; this comes from the coding sequence ATGAATCCACGCCGCCGCCGTTTCATCGGCATCGCCGCCGCCGCATCCGCGCTGGCGCTTGCCCCCCTGTCCTTGCGCCGCGCGTCCGCCGCGATCGCGCCCACCACCTGGCAAGGCGTCGCGCTGGGCGCCGATGCCGAACTGCGGCTCTACCATCCCGACCCGCGCGCCGCGCGGCAACTGATCGACCAGGCGCTGGCAGAACTGCATCGCCTGGAAGGCATATTCAGCCTGTATCGCGACGACAGCGCGCTGGCGCGGCTGAACCGGCAGGGCTACCTGGCCGATCCGCCCGCCGACCTGCTGCGCCTGCTGGGCGACAGCCTGCGCTACAGCCGCCTGACCGATGGCGCCTTCGATCCCACCGTGCAGCCGCTGTGGCAGCTGTACGCCAGCCATTTCGCGCGCCCCGGGGCGCCCGCGCAGGGCCCGTCCGAGGCCGAGCTGGCGCGGGCCCTGGCACGCGTGTCGTACCGGGACGTGACGCTGGACAGCCGCCGCATCGAGCTGCGGCGGCCCGCAATGGGCATCACGCTCAACGGCATCGCCCAGGGCTACATCACCGATTGCATCACGCGCCTGCTCAAGCAGGGCGGGCTGGATCGCGCGCTGGTCGACATGGGCGAGATCCGCGGGCTGGACAGCCGCGCATCCCCCGGCGACTGGCGGGTCGGCCTGGCCGATCCGCGCGCGCCGCGGCGGATCCTGGCCTCGGTGCCCGTGCGCAACCAGGCGCTGGCCACATCGAGCGGCTACGGCACGGCCATCGACGCGGCGGGCCGCTGCACCCACTTGTTCGATCCCCGCACCGGCAGCGCGCGGCCGCGCTACCAGAGCGTGTCGATCATGGCGCCCAACGCCGCCATGGCCGATGCCCTGTCGACCGCGTTCTCGCACATGCCGCTGCGGGTCACGGCGCCGATCGTGCGCGAGCTGGGGCTGCGCGCGTGGTTCGTGCCGCTCGACGGGGGATTGGTGTCGCAGGGCGGCCAGGGGTAA
- a CDS encoding YhcG family protein encodes MTGKTSMRPSRAGVLPAGYAGIHGDIVELLDSARRSAARRVNALMTASYWAIGQRIVDAEQKGRRRAGYGEQLIQRLSIDLTARFGRGFSADNLENMRGFFLAYPPSAISETVSRKFDETGMAATSETASRKFDLSDLSQAFTLPWSAYVRLLSVKDSQARRFYEAHALRGGWSVRQLGRQIESQFYERTALSRNKAAVLAKAALPMPGDSVTADDAIKDPYVLEFLDLKDEYSESDLEAALTQRLEGFLLELGEGFTFVGRQRRLRIDQTWYRVDLLLFHRRLRCLVIIDLKLGSLTHADVGQMHMYCNYAKAHWALADENPPVGLILCADKGRALAQYALDGLPTQVMAANYRTVLPDAALLQRELEATRRQFEARQSSTARKGKS; translated from the coding sequence ATGACAGGAAAGACGTCGATGCGGCCGAGCCGGGCTGGCGTGTTGCCGGCCGGCTATGCCGGTATTCACGGCGATATCGTCGAGCTGCTCGATAGCGCCCGCCGGAGCGCGGCGCGGCGGGTCAATGCATTGATGACGGCCAGTTACTGGGCGATCGGCCAACGGATCGTCGACGCCGAGCAGAAAGGCAGGCGACGGGCCGGCTACGGGGAACAGTTGATCCAACGGTTGTCCATTGACCTGACCGCGCGGTTCGGGCGCGGCTTCAGCGCCGACAACCTGGAGAACATGCGGGGGTTCTTCCTTGCCTATCCTCCATCTGCAATTTCCGAGACAGTGTCTCGGAAATTCGACGAAACGGGAATGGCCGCGACTTCCGAGACAGCGTCTCGGAAATTCGATCTATCCGATCTGTCCCAGGCATTCACGCTGCCTTGGTCGGCGTATGTGCGATTGCTGTCGGTCAAGGACAGCCAGGCTCGCCGGTTCTACGAGGCGCATGCGCTGCGTGGCGGCTGGAGCGTGCGCCAGCTCGGCCGGCAGATCGAAAGCCAGTTCTACGAGCGCACTGCTTTGTCCAGGAACAAGGCCGCAGTGCTGGCGAAGGCAGCGCTGCCGATGCCTGGGGATAGCGTCACCGCGGACGATGCGATCAAGGATCCGTATGTGCTGGAGTTTCTCGATCTCAAGGACGAATACTCGGAATCCGATCTGGAAGCCGCCCTGACGCAGCGTCTGGAAGGCTTCCTGCTGGAGCTCGGGGAAGGCTTCACCTTCGTGGGGCGGCAGCGTCGATTGCGCATCGACCAGACGTGGTATCGCGTGGATCTGCTGCTGTTTCATCGCAGGCTGCGCTGCCTGGTCATCATCGATCTGAAACTCGGCAGCTTGACCCACGCGGATGTGGGTCAGATGCACATGTACTGCAACTATGCGAAAGCGCACTGGGCGCTTGCCGACGAGAATCCACCGGTGGGGCTGATCCTGTGCGCGGACAAAGGCCGTGCGCTGGCGCAGTATGCGTTGGACGGACTGCCAACCCAGGTGATGGCAGCCAACTACCGCACCGTCCTGCCGGACGCGGCGTTGCTGCAGCGGGAACTGGAGGCCACGCGCAGGCAGTTCGAGGCGCGCCAATCGAGCACCGCCCGCAAGGGAAAATCGTAG
- a CDS encoding inositol monophosphatase family protein, with product MHPMLNIAIKAARRAGTIINRASMDLERLSVARKGPRDYVTEVDRAAEESIVETLRAAYPDHAVLGEEFGLQGPDQAEFQWIIDPLDGTTNFIHGLPNYAVSIALTQRGQVTQAVIYDPSRNELFTASRGSGTFLNDRRVRVSGRTRYHEALLGAHWPNSGDLEQGSQRFRTMAEGSTGVRRLGATVLDLAYVACGRLDGFCGVGLKPWDLAAGSLMVLEAGGLVADFDGEQGWMDSGNVLAASPKIFTQMLSALNPTPAA from the coding sequence ATGCACCCGATGCTCAACATCGCCATCAAGGCGGCCCGGCGTGCCGGCACCATCATCAACCGTGCCAGCATGGATTTGGAACGACTCAGCGTGGCTCGCAAGGGGCCGCGCGATTATGTCACGGAAGTGGATCGCGCCGCCGAGGAGTCCATCGTCGAGACGCTGCGCGCCGCCTACCCGGACCATGCCGTCCTGGGCGAGGAATTCGGCTTGCAGGGCCCCGACCAGGCGGAATTCCAGTGGATCATCGATCCGCTGGACGGCACCACCAACTTCATCCACGGCCTGCCCAACTACGCCGTGTCGATCGCGCTGACCCAGCGCGGCCAGGTCACGCAGGCGGTCATCTATGACCCGTCGCGCAACGAACTGTTCACCGCCAGCCGTGGCAGCGGCACGTTCCTGAACGACCGCCGCGTGCGCGTCTCGGGCCGCACCCGCTACCACGAGGCCCTGCTGGGCGCGCACTGGCCCAACTCGGGCGACCTGGAACAAGGCTCGCAGCGTTTCCGCACCATGGCCGAAGGCAGCACCGGCGTGCGCCGCCTGGGCGCCACCGTGCTCGACCTGGCCTACGTCGCCTGCGGCCGCCTGGACGGCTTCTGCGGCGTGGGCCTGAAGCCCTGGGACCTGGCGGCCGGCAGCCTGATGGTGCTGGAAGCCGGCGGCCTGGTCGCCGACTTCGACGGCGAACAAGGCTGGATGGATTCGGGCAACGTGCTCGCCGCCAGCCCGAAGATCTTCACGCAGATGCTGTCGGCGCTGAATCCGACGCCGGCTGCCTGA
- a CDS encoding RNA methyltransferase, translating to MTQAFSRVRFIMVNPSHPGNVGSAARAIKTMGFSELVLVGPKFADVTSQPEAVALASGALDVLENARIYDTLEEALAPVTLAFALTARVRDLGPPPCDIRQAADLACAHLAETAEGCAAIVLGTERAGLTNAQIGLCHRICHIPANPEYSSLNVAQALQLAAWELRYALLVDQGAALLPASTAQAPSRGAEPASGEAVQAFLAHWEEALVGVRFLDPAHPKKLLPRMRHLFSRVALTRDEVDMMRGVCTAMLAAARRDGGPKK from the coding sequence ATGACTCAAGCATTTTCACGCGTTCGCTTCATCATGGTGAACCCCAGCCACCCCGGAAACGTCGGTTCGGCGGCCCGCGCGATCAAGACCATGGGCTTCTCGGAACTGGTGCTGGTGGGGCCCAAATTCGCCGATGTAACCAGCCAGCCGGAGGCCGTGGCCCTGGCCAGCGGCGCCCTGGACGTGCTGGAGAACGCGCGCATCTACGATACCCTGGAAGAGGCGCTGGCGCCCGTGACCCTGGCGTTCGCCCTGACCGCCCGGGTGCGCGACCTGGGCCCCCCGCCCTGCGACATCCGCCAGGCCGCCGACCTGGCCTGCGCCCACCTCGCGGAAACCGCCGAAGGTTGCGCGGCCATCGTGCTGGGCACCGAGCGGGCCGGCCTGACCAACGCCCAGATCGGGCTGTGCCACCGCATCTGCCATATCCCGGCCAACCCCGAATACAGCTCGCTGAACGTGGCCCAGGCGCTGCAGCTGGCGGCCTGGGAGCTGCGCTACGCGCTGCTGGTGGACCAGGGCGCCGCCCTGCTGCCCGCCTCCACCGCGCAAGCGCCCTCGCGCGGGGCCGAGCCAGCCTCCGGGGAAGCGGTGCAGGCCTTCCTGGCGCACTGGGAAGAAGCGCTGGTGGGCGTGCGCTTCCTGGACCCGGCCCATCCCAAGAAATTGCTGCCGCGGATGCGGCACCTTTTTTCCCGGGTGGCCCTGACGCGCGACGAGGTCGACATGATGCGCGGCGTCTGCACCGCCATGCTGGCCGCGGCGCGTCGCGACGGCGGCCCAAAAAAATAG
- a CDS encoding Bug family tripartite tricarboxylate transporter substrate binding protein, whose translation MKTGQKPGLRRLAATLLATAASAFAMGSAQAAYPDKPVRIVVGFSAGGTTDVIARIMAKELTESLGQSFVVENKPGAGSNIATDMVQRAAPDGYTLLFVAVTSAINQTLYKNVTFDLTKDFTPVALGAKVPNILVVNPQVPVKTVQELVDYAKKNPGKLAFASSGSGTSIHMAGELFKMKAGIDVLHVPYKGSAPAITDLIGGQVQFMFDNMPSAWPHAQSGKLRALAVTTSDRSKSAPDLPTMQESGFAGFDVSSWFGLIAPAGTPPEVVNKLNAAMVKALDKPEVQTSFEKLGAVGVKTTPAEFGQFIKSEVEGWAPVVKASGAKVD comes from the coding sequence ATGAAGACCGGTCAAAAGCCTGGACTGCGGCGTCTTGCCGCCACGCTACTGGCTACCGCCGCAAGCGCTTTCGCCATGGGTTCCGCCCAGGCCGCCTATCCCGACAAACCTGTCCGCATCGTGGTCGGCTTTTCCGCCGGCGGCACCACCGACGTGATCGCCCGCATCATGGCCAAGGAGCTCACCGAGAGCCTGGGCCAGTCGTTCGTGGTCGAGAACAAGCCGGGCGCCGGCAGCAACATCGCTACCGACATGGTGCAGCGCGCCGCGCCGGACGGCTACACGCTGCTGTTCGTGGCCGTCACCAGCGCCATCAACCAGACGCTGTACAAGAACGTCACGTTCGACCTGACGAAGGACTTCACCCCGGTGGCGCTGGGCGCCAAGGTGCCGAACATCCTGGTGGTGAACCCGCAGGTGCCGGTCAAGACGGTGCAGGAACTGGTCGACTACGCCAAGAAGAACCCGGGCAAGCTGGCGTTTGCCTCGTCGGGCAGCGGCACCTCGATCCACATGGCCGGCGAACTGTTCAAGATGAAGGCCGGCATCGACGTGCTGCACGTGCCGTACAAGGGCAGCGCCCCGGCCATCACCGACCTGATCGGCGGCCAGGTGCAATTCATGTTCGACAACATGCCGTCGGCCTGGCCGCACGCGCAATCGGGCAAGCTGCGCGCGCTGGCGGTGACCACGTCGGACCGCTCCAAGAGCGCGCCGGACCTGCCCACCATGCAGGAATCGGGCTTCGCCGGCTTCGACGTATCGTCGTGGTTCGGCCTGATCGCGCCGGCCGGCACGCCGCCGGAAGTGGTCAACAAGCTCAACGCCGCCATGGTCAAGGCGCTGGACAAGCCGGAAGTGCAGACCAGCTTCGAAAAACTGGGCGCCGTGGGCGTCAAGACCACGCCGGCCGAATTCGGCCAGTTCATCAAGTCGGAAGTGGAAGGCTGGGCGCCGGTGGTCAAGGCGTCGGGCGCCAAGGTCGACTGA